The genomic stretch TTGAGGCTCAAGGCCAATGCCAGATCAGCGTCGAGGCTGCGCTCGTGGAACTCGTCGAAAATCAGCAGGCCTACGCCATCCAGCGCCGGGTCGTCCTGCAGGCGGCGGGTGAGGATGCCTTCGGTGACCACTTCGATGCGGGTGTCGGGGCCGACCTTGCTGTCCAGGCGGATCCGGTAGCCGACGGTCTCCCCAACCTTTTCCCCCAGCTCACTGGCCAGCCGCTCGGCAGCGGCGCGGGCGGCGAGCCGGCGCGGTTCAAGCATCAGGATGGTTTGCCCGGCCAGCCAGGGTTCATTCAACAGCGCCAACGGCACTCGCGTGGTTTTACCGGCGCCGGGCGGTGCTTCGAGCACGGCTTCATGACGCGTCGCCAGGGCGTCACGCAAGGCGGGTAAAACTTCATCGATTGGCAACGAATTCATACTGGCTCCAAGGCAGAGCGGCGAGTATAACGGCGAACTGCCGGATATCGATGGAGCGCCGGCTCCTATGTTAGAGCGGTGACGCCCGGTAGATCTGCTTTATAGTCACAGCCTACAAGTGTTCAGGAGAGTCCCATGCGTATTGCTTCCCGTGTCATCGGCGGTGTTCTGGCCGTCACCCTGCTGAGCCAACTGACGGCCTGCGGTTCGATTTTCTATCCTGATCGCCGTGGCCAGATCGACGGCAAGATCGACCCGGCGATCGCCGTGCTCGATGCGGTCGGCCTGCTGTTTTATGTGATCCCCGGCCTGATCGCCTTCGGCGTGGACTTCGCCACCGGTGCGATTTATTTCGAGCCCGGCAAAAGCGCACAAGTAGCCCCAGAGAAACTGCAACAAGCCATCGGCGCCGACGGCCAGGTGGATAACACCCAACTGCAAACCATCATCGAGCACGAAACCGGCCGCAGCCTGCCACTGGACGACCCGCGCCTGATCCAGTTCAAGGGCAGTGTCCAGCAACTGGCCATGCTCGGCCTGCAACCTGCTGCGTAAGGATTTGATCGCCCCATGAGCACCAGCACCGAACACGCCCGGCTTTTGCGCCTGGCCACCCGCGCCTCGGTCGGCGTGGCCAGCATCCTGATTATCGGCAAAGCCGTCGCCTGGTGGTTCAGTGGCTCGGTAAGCATGCTCGCCGGGCTGACCGATTCGCTGCTTGACGGCGTGACGTCGCTGCTCAACCTGCTGGCGGTGCACTACGCGCTGCGCCCGGCGGATGATGACCACCGCTATGGGCATGGCAAGGCGGAATCCCTGGCGGGCATGGCCCAGGCGCTGTTTATCGCCGGCAGTGCGGTGTTGATTGCCTTCCAGGCGTACCAGCGCCTGCTGCATCCGGAACCGGTGGGTGCGCCCTGGCTGAGTATCGCGGTGATTGTGCTGTCGCTGGCCCTGACCATGGCGCTGCTGGTCCTGCAACACCGGGTGATCCGCGAAACCGGCTCGAACGCGGTGCGCGCCGACTCGCTGCATTACCGTTCGGACCTGTTGCTCAATGGCAGCATTCTATTGGCGCTGGTGCTGGCGGCCTTCGGTTTGCATCAAGTCGATGCCTGGTTTGGCCTGGGGATCGCCGCCTACATCCTGTGGAGTGCGATCCTGATCGCCCGGGAAAGTTTTTCCGTGCTGATGGATGAAGAACTGCCAGTGGCGGTCAGCCAGCACATGCTGGAGCTGGCCCGTAGTGTGCCCGGCGTATTGGGCGCCCATGACTTGCGCACACGGATTTCCGGCAACCACTGGTTTGTGCAGTTGCATCTGGAGTTGCCGGGAGAGTTGAGCCTGTCGGTGGCCCACGGCATCAGTGACCAGGCCGCCGATGCCATCCATCAAGCCTACCCACGGGCCGAGGTGCTGGTACACACCGACCCGCAGGAAGTGGTCACGGGCAACAAGGCCTAGTAAGTCACCTGATACCCGCGGCTGCTCAAGCAGTTGCCCTGGGCCTGGCGGTAGGTTTGCACCACCGCAGGTGCCGGCGCGTAGGTAACCGTCTGGGGGTCGAAACCACTCTGCTGCACCGCCCAGCGATAACAATCGTAGCCATCTTGCTGCACCTGGGCGGGCGATTGGCCATTGGCGGGATACGCCACCACGTCATACCCGTTGCCCTGGGGCGCCGGCTGTGGCGGCAGGCTGGCCACCGGCGGTTGCACCACCACGTACTGCTGGGTGCTGGTCTCGTAGCTGTAGTAGGCGCCGGCAGCGAGGAAAAACAGCGCGCTGCCCACCCACACTTCCCGCGCATAGTCCGGCAGGTAATGCACACGAATCCCGTAGGGCGGCGTGACCACTACGTAGCGCGGGCCTTGGGGCCGGTACCAATAGCCCCCCGAGAAGAAATAATCCTGGCCGCGATAAGGCACGCGGTAATTACGGTCGGGGAAGCGGTCCACCGTGTAGCCGGGCCGATACTGCGGGCCGGGGCCCCAGCCATTGCCGTGGCCGTCGGGGCGGCCTGGCCAGCGATTGTCATTGGGATGGCCATCGTAGCCAGGGCGCGAACCGGGGCCGCCGGCTTGCCAGTGCTGGTTGCCATCATCGCGCCGAGGAATGTCGCGGTAGTTGCCCTGGCGCGGTTCCTGGGTCTGGCCGACGGTGTCGGGCCGGCCCTGGATCGGCAGATTGCTCCCCGCCTGCGATGCCGGGCGCGGAGCTTGACCGCCTTGAGGGCGAGCCTGCCACTGGCCATTTTGGCCACCGCGCTCACCCTGTTGGCGGTGCTCAGGAAGCGGCGGATTGCTCTCCGGCCCCCGCTCACGCTGCCCACCCCCGCCCTGCGGGCCTTGCCCCTGGCGTGGAGAGTTGTCTCGTTCGTCGGCCATCACCTGCGTGCCGAAGGTGACCATCAACACCCCTACACCTGCCAAACGCCAGATGCGCTTCATGCTATTCCTCACTGCGGATTAGGGCCTGTGCATGAGACTGGAAAAGCCGGGCCCGGTTCTGCAACAGGTTATCAGTCACCTGAACAATTTTCGCCGGCAAAAGAAAAGGGGCGACCCGTCGGTCGCCCCTTGAGAACTTCGTCCTGGCTCAACGCTTATGACGTTGGCTCACCTCACGCCGTCTTGTGGACAGTGTGCAGCCCGGGGGCCGGCACAACCCGGTGGGGTTGGCGGGCCGCAGCCGGCCTGATTGGGCGGGCTGCAGTGGACTCTATGTCCGGGCAGTGATTCTGTTGGTAATCATAGGCGCGAGGCGCCGGCAGATGATTGCGAAGATTGCGTCAATAAACAGTGCTTGCGCAATTTTTAACCCTGGATAGATAATTCGCAGCAATAGTTACGACAAAGGCCAGCCCCATGAGCAAACTTGACCGATACGACCTGAGTATTTTGGCGGAATTACAGCGCGACGCGAGGATCTCCAACCAGGAGCTGGCCGAGCGGATCGGCCTGTCGCCATCACCCTGCTCACGCCGGGTCAAGCAATTGGAAGACGACGGCTACATCTCACGCCAGGTCGCCCTGCTCGACCGCAAGATGCTCGGTCTGAGCCTAACGGCCTACGTATTGATCGGTATGGACCGACACACACCCGAGCGTTTCGAGAACTTCGAAGCCGCCATCCGCACCTTGCCGCAAGTGCTGGAATGCAGCCTCGTCACCGGGATGGATGCCGACTATCAGCTGAAAGTGGTGGTGCCGGATATGGATCACTATCAAAA from Pseudomonas fluorescens encodes the following:
- a CDS encoding cation diffusion facilitator family transporter codes for the protein MSTSTEHARLLRLATRASVGVASILIIGKAVAWWFSGSVSMLAGLTDSLLDGVTSLLNLLAVHYALRPADDDHRYGHGKAESLAGMAQALFIAGSAVLIAFQAYQRLLHPEPVGAPWLSIAVIVLSLALTMALLVLQHRVIRETGSNAVRADSLHYRSDLLLNGSILLALVLAAFGLHQVDAWFGLGIAAYILWSAILIARESFSVLMDEELPVAVSQHMLELARSVPGVLGAHDLRTRISGNHWFVQLHLELPGELSLSVAHGISDQAADAIHQAYPRAEVLVHTDPQEVVTGNKA
- a CDS encoding DUF6515 family protein; the encoded protein is MKRIWRLAGVGVLMVTFGTQVMADERDNSPRQGQGPQGGGGQRERGPESNPPLPEHRQQGERGGQNGQWQARPQGGQAPRPASQAGSNLPIQGRPDTVGQTQEPRQGNYRDIPRRDDGNQHWQAGGPGSRPGYDGHPNDNRWPGRPDGHGNGWGPGPQYRPGYTVDRFPDRNYRVPYRGQDYFFSGGYWYRPQGPRYVVVTPPYGIRVHYLPDYAREVWVGSALFFLAAGAYYSYETSTQQYVVVQPPVASLPPQPAPQGNGYDVVAYPANGQSPAQVQQDGYDCYRWAVQQSGFDPQTVTYAPAPAVVQTYRQAQGNCLSSRGYQVTY
- a CDS encoding Lrp/AsnC family transcriptional regulator, yielding MSKLDRYDLSILAELQRDARISNQELAERIGLSPSPCSRRVKQLEDDGYISRQVALLDRKMLGLSLTAYVLIGMDRHTPERFENFEAAIRTLPQVLECSLVTGMDADYQLKVVVPDMDHYQKLLLGHLTRIEGVTSVRSSFVLNQVLNSTELPLTHLRT